The following are encoded together in the Deltaproteobacteria bacterium genome:
- a CDS encoding cobalamin B12-binding domain-containing protein has product MEDELSAAVVELRRADALRIVAGQLDRGADPLAILEACRQGMTLVGERFQAGDYFLSELLLAAEIFKTAATVLEPHLTQTRSAEPLATVVVATMRGDIHDLGKNIFATLLRARGFSVHDLGVNVMPALLLERVRALQPDFVGFSTLVTTAFPSMKEAAELLVQAGLRNRLKLLVGGGVTTPAVQAYVGADFQTTDATAGVRYCLGGTRGQ; this is encoded by the coding sequence ATGGAAGACGAGCTGAGTGCCGCCGTGGTGGAGTTGAGGCGCGCTGACGCGCTGCGGATCGTTGCGGGTCAACTCGATCGCGGCGCCGACCCCTTGGCGATTCTCGAAGCCTGCCGCCAGGGCATGACGCTCGTCGGCGAGCGCTTTCAAGCCGGCGACTACTTCCTGTCGGAGTTGCTGTTGGCTGCCGAGATCTTCAAGACCGCGGCAACCGTGCTCGAACCGCACCTGACTCAGACCCGCTCCGCCGAGCCGCTCGCCACGGTGGTGGTAGCGACCATGCGCGGCGATATTCATGACCTCGGGAAGAACATCTTCGCCACGCTCCTGCGCGCCCGCGGCTTCAGCGTGCATGACTTAGGCGTGAACGTCATGCCCGCGCTGCTGCTCGAGCGCGTGCGCGCGCTCCAACCCGACTTCGTCGGCTTCTCCACGCTGGTGACCACCGCCTTCCCCAGCATGAAGGAAGCAGCCGAGCTGTTGGTGCAGGCCGGACTCAGAAATCGGCTCAAGCTGCTGGTCGGCGGCGGCGTGACGACCCCGGCAGTGCAAGCTTACGTCGGCGCTGACTTCCAAACCACGGACGCCACAGCGGGGGTACGGTACTGCCTGGGGGGGACTCGTGGCCAATGA
- a CDS encoding MaoC family dehydratase: protein MTGSTHMPTVFNTPADLLAARGRHLGHSEWLQITQERINQFADATGDHQWIHVDPERAKSGPFGACIAHGYLTLSLVNMLLPQIVEVRGIRMGVNYGCDKVRFPAPVRVGSRVRGSGELIAVEDVKGGVQATIRVTVEIESGDKPACVVDTISRFYPA, encoded by the coding sequence ATGACCGGGAGCACGCATATGCCAACCGTCTTCAATACGCCCGCCGACCTGCTAGCAGCCCGCGGCCGACACCTCGGCCACAGCGAGTGGCTTCAGATCACTCAAGAGCGCATCAACCAGTTCGCCGATGCTACCGGCGATCATCAATGGATTCACGTTGACCCCGAACGCGCCAAGAGCGGTCCGTTCGGCGCCTGCATCGCCCACGGCTACCTTACGTTGTCGCTGGTGAACATGCTGCTGCCGCAGATCGTCGAGGTGCGCGGCATCCGCATGGGGGTCAATTACGGCTGCGACAAGGTGCGCTTTCCGGCACCGGTGAGAGTCGGCTCACGCGTTCGCGGCAGCGGCGAGCTGATCGCCGTCGAAGACGTCAAGGGCGGGGTGCAAGCCACCATCCGCGTCACCGTCGAGATTGAGAGCGGCGATAAGCCGGCGTGTGTGGTCGACACGATCAGCCGCTTCTACCCGGCCTGA
- a CDS encoding biopolymer transporter ExbD has translation MAMNVGTGKRAPVVPVMNVTPLVDVVLVLLIIFMVVTPLLTKKFWVHTPKQEKQEVEQQELAKDPEPPLVLRVSADKTLTVNGTLVAFEELAPRLRRMFAARDDHIIFFDAANDAPYGFSVEVLDQMRAGGAVTIAALTTPLESPPTAAGAPPPLP, from the coding sequence ATGGCCATGAATGTGGGGACGGGCAAGAGAGCCCCCGTCGTGCCGGTGATGAACGTGACCCCGTTAGTCGATGTCGTGCTGGTGCTGTTGATCATCTTCATGGTGGTGACGCCGCTGCTGACCAAGAAATTCTGGGTCCACACGCCCAAGCAGGAAAAGCAAGAAGTGGAGCAGCAGGAGCTGGCCAAGGACCCCGAGCCACCGCTGGTACTGCGCGTGAGCGCGGACAAGACGCTGACGGTCAACGGGACGCTGGTGGCTTTCGAGGAGTTAGCGCCGCGTCTGCGGCGGATGTTCGCGGCGCGTGACGACCACATCATCTTTTTCGATGCCGCCAACGACGCCCCCTACGGCTTTTCCGTCGAGGTGCTAGATCAGATGCGCGCCGGCGGCGCGGTCACCATCGCCGCCCTCACCACCCCGCTGGAATCGCCGCCCACCGCCGCCGGAGCACCGCCGCCGCTGCCGTGA
- a CDS encoding biopolymer transporter ExbD, with translation MKPIRGSARAGDVQPDMNVTPLVDIVLVLLIIFMVVAPRLDQDLPVELPGIFNPDPDLKSAIDPIKITVAQAGEYHIDESQYDLESAVGYLITLHEVDPDRRVVLRADAKLKYGDVRDIFARCQQIGFPGISLLVGEKHKTGVLPPAAPPGSGQGESAPVPPPQPEVQGG, from the coding sequence ATGAAGCCGATACGCGGCAGCGCGCGGGCGGGCGATGTCCAGCCCGACATGAACGTCACCCCGCTGGTCGACATCGTGCTGGTGTTGCTAATCATTTTCATGGTGGTGGCGCCGCGCTTGGACCAGGACCTGCCGGTGGAGCTCCCCGGCATCTTCAACCCCGATCCCGACCTCAAGTCGGCGATTGATCCGATCAAGATCACGGTGGCACAAGCGGGCGAGTACCACATCGACGAAAGCCAGTACGACCTCGAAAGCGCGGTTGGCTACCTAATCACGCTGCACGAAGTCGATCCCGACCGGCGCGTGGTGCTGCGGGCCGACGCCAAGTTGAAGTACGGCGACGTGCGCGACATCTTCGCCCGCTGTCAGCAGATCGGCTTCCCCGGCATCTCGCTGCTGGTGGGAGAAAAACACAAGACGGGGGTGTTGCCGCCGGCAGCTCCTCCCGGCAGCGGGCAGGGCGAAAGCGCGCCGGTGCCGCCGCCACAGCCCGAAGTACAGGGGGGCTGA
- a CDS encoding MotA/TolQ/ExbB proton channel family protein, with translation MQFSFAEMWQHMGLPALIVAGVLLLMGLASLTVFVERLLTLRRSRSASRSFSAKVTEDMNAGRFDAVVAAADNFKRGHLARIVRAGLSTYRHAEQTADVSGLTPFDQTQRYMERFMEEIAADLRRGLGVLASVGSTAPFVGLLGTVLGIISAFQGIASTGSGGLSSVSAGISEALIETALGLTVAIPAVLAFNYLSTRIGREELLLKNACGELLDTIEDRAERELQSQQGKRAADGAELGRRAS, from the coding sequence ATGCAATTCAGTTTCGCAGAAATGTGGCAACACATGGGACTGCCCGCGCTCATCGTGGCGGGCGTGCTGCTGCTGATGGGTTTGGCATCGCTGACCGTGTTTGTCGAGCGCCTGTTGACGCTGCGGCGCTCGCGCTCGGCTTCGCGCAGCTTCTCGGCCAAGGTTACCGAGGACATGAACGCGGGGCGGTTCGACGCCGTGGTGGCCGCGGCCGACAACTTCAAGCGCGGCCACCTCGCCCGCATCGTGCGCGCCGGCCTGTCCACCTACCGGCACGCCGAGCAGACGGCAGATGTCTCCGGGCTGACGCCGTTCGATCAGACCCAGCGTTACATGGAGCGCTTCATGGAAGAGATCGCCGCCGACCTGCGTCGCGGCCTGGGGGTGCTGGCCTCGGTCGGCTCCACCGCTCCGTTCGTCGGCTTGCTCGGCACCGTCTTGGGAATCATCTCCGCCTTCCAAGGGATCGCCTCCACCGGCTCCGGCGGCCTGTCGTCGGTGTCTGCCGGCATCAGTGAAGCGCTGATCGAGACCGCCCTCGGCCTGACCGTGGCCATCCCGGCGGTGCTTGCCTTCAATTACCTCTCAACCCGGATCGGCCGCGAGGAGTTGCTGCTCAAGAACGCCTGCGGCGAACTGCTCGACACCATCGAGGACCGCGCCGAACGCGAACTGCAGTCGCAGCAAGGCAAACGCGCCGCCGACGGGGCAGAACTCGGGCGGCGCGCTTCTTAG
- a CDS encoding energy transducer TonB: MSQAASVFGHYGAEEREPRQWWTAVLASSVLYVGIGLLLVAVGAGTKQLVKEKPVDVTFVEKVVKPEPPPPPPPPPEPVEVKPAPPPPPVVPKDMKVRKLDKPPPPKELVAPKEMPLEAPKEADPSLDKGIAVYGEGEGDPAGLEGGYRTGGQSGPVALPEGAVAPVPSKSNAQPPYPKAAKHAGKTGSVTLKIVITAEGRVASVEVMEGEEPFLTAAVDTVKTWRYQPARHNGRAISIYRIIKVGFRLS, from the coding sequence ATGAGCCAAGCGGCCTCAGTGTTTGGCCATTACGGCGCCGAAGAGCGGGAACCGCGACAATGGTGGACAGCGGTGTTGGCGTCGTCCGTGCTCTACGTCGGGATCGGGCTGCTGTTGGTGGCTGTGGGCGCCGGCACCAAGCAGTTGGTGAAGGAGAAGCCGGTGGACGTGACCTTCGTGGAAAAGGTGGTCAAGCCGGAGCCGCCGCCGCCACCTCCGCCACCGCCCGAGCCCGTGGAAGTGAAGCCGGCCCCGCCGCCGCCACCGGTGGTGCCCAAAGACATGAAGGTGCGCAAGCTCGACAAGCCACCGCCGCCAAAGGAGCTGGTCGCTCCCAAGGAGATGCCGCTAGAGGCGCCGAAGGAAGCCGACCCCAGTCTGGACAAAGGCATCGCGGTGTACGGAGAGGGCGAGGGTGACCCCGCCGGCCTCGAAGGCGGCTACCGCACGGGCGGGCAGAGCGGTCCGGTGGCGCTGCCCGAGGGCGCGGTGGCTCCGGTGCCGTCGAAGTCCAACGCGCAACCGCCGTACCCGAAAGCGGCCAAGCACGCCGGCAAGACCGGCAGCGTGACGCTCAAGATCGTCATCACCGCCGAAGGCCGCGTGGCCTCAGTCGAGGTGATGGAAGGAGAAGAACCGTTCCTTACCGCCGCGGTGGACACGGTCAAGACGTGGCGCTACCAGCCGGCTCGGCACAACGGCCGGGCCATCAGCATCTATCGCATCATCAAGGTCGGTTTCAGACTGTCCTAA
- a CDS encoding CoA transferase, with protein MSGNALTGIKVIELGQLVSAPYCAKLFADYGADVIKVEPPAGDRARYWGPFPNDVPDPEKSGLFFFLNRNKRGLTLDVRPQHGRELLLRLIAQADVLIENNPPRFMREHQLDYAALAQINPDLVMISITPFGQTGPYSEWNGYDLNAFHLTAAGSRYCGQPNQAPLEHGTFAADFFGATAGAAWGLAAVYGRRRAGGGQLIDVSCAEAIAALFVGGQNIGGCAQDGVFDRRTGVGMSLGAPATILPCKDGHAWMLALEPGQWNGLARVMGNPEWMQLEMFQEMFVRAQNADAMYPLIEQWTSEHSKWEIMDQCQANGCPVTAVFTVAEAAEHPHLKARDYIVEVEHPRLGKVRDLGAPFKLPASPGGPRHPAPLLGQHNDEVYGELLGLGGAELTQLRSEGII; from the coding sequence ATGTCCGGCAATGCACTCACGGGCATCAAGGTGATCGAGCTGGGGCAGTTGGTGTCGGCGCCGTACTGCGCCAAGTTGTTCGCCGACTACGGTGCCGACGTCATCAAGGTCGAACCGCCGGCGGGCGACCGCGCCCGCTACTGGGGCCCCTTTCCCAACGACGTGCCCGACCCGGAGAAGAGCGGGCTGTTCTTCTTTCTCAACCGCAACAAGCGCGGCCTCACCCTCGACGTGCGACCGCAGCACGGGCGCGAGTTGCTGCTACGGCTAATCGCGCAGGCGGACGTGCTGATCGAGAACAACCCGCCGCGCTTCATGCGCGAACACCAGCTCGACTACGCCGCGCTGGCGCAGATCAATCCCGACTTGGTGATGATTTCGATCACGCCCTTCGGGCAGACCGGGCCGTACAGCGAGTGGAACGGCTACGACCTCAACGCCTTTCACCTTACTGCGGCGGGCAGCCGCTACTGCGGGCAGCCGAACCAGGCGCCGCTCGAACATGGTACGTTCGCCGCCGACTTCTTCGGCGCCACCGCCGGCGCGGCCTGGGGGCTGGCGGCAGTGTACGGGCGCCGGCGCGCCGGCGGCGGCCAGCTCATTGATGTCTCGTGTGCTGAGGCCATCGCCGCGCTTTTCGTCGGCGGCCAGAACATCGGCGGCTGTGCGCAAGACGGAGTGTTCGATCGCCGCACCGGGGTCGGGATGTCGTTGGGGGCGCCGGCCACCATCTTGCCGTGCAAGGACGGCCATGCCTGGATGCTGGCCTTGGAGCCCGGCCAGTGGAACGGCCTGGCGCGCGTGATGGGCAACCCCGAGTGGATGCAGCTGGAGATGTTTCAGGAGATGTTCGTCCGCGCCCAAAACGCCGACGCCATGTATCCGCTGATCGAGCAGTGGACAAGTGAACACAGCAAGTGGGAAATAATGGACCAATGTCAGGCCAACGGCTGCCCGGTGACGGCGGTGTTCACCGTAGCCGAGGCGGCCGAGCACCCGCACCTGAAAGCGCGTGACTACATCGTCGAAGTGGAGCATCCCCGGCTAGGGAAGGTTCGCGACCTGGGCGCTCCCTTCAAGCTCCCGGCCAGCCCCGGCGGGCCACGCCATCCCGCACCATTGCTCGGCCAACACAACGACGAAGTCTACGGTGAGCTACTCGGCCTCGGCGGCGCTGAGCTGACGCAGTTGCGCAGCGAAGGCATCATCTGA
- a CDS encoding CoA transferase yields the protein MSKALPLQGIRVANFGWVWAGPVVGQTLGFLGAEVYKIESRARIDLTRMLPPFGGGVRDPDRSLSNHACWAGNGSISLNLKKAEAQELARQFIATCDVVVENFGPGAMQDMNLGYETLTALKPELVMLSMPAAGLYGPLKDIRTYGLSLTSITGLDSLTGYPGGPPVPVENAFSDPYNGIMGAFAVLAALMYRDRCGTGQHIDYSQQEAVMPMVGPAFMDYVLNGRVAGPLGNRHPLAAAAPHGVFPCAGADRWVSVAVVTEAEWQGLVKAMAEPAWARAPEFAQLADRLHHLDDLHQHLAAWTADFNDYELAQLLQRHGVAAAPVLNVGDLLKDPHYRARGTFIEVQHSLGFRETIYGAYVKTSRTEADVRSGPQIGQDNDFVFKKLLGVSEDRYRRLIEEQVIY from the coding sequence ATGAGCAAGGCACTTCCCCTCCAAGGCATCCGGGTGGCGAACTTCGGCTGGGTCTGGGCCGGCCCGGTGGTCGGGCAAACCCTCGGCTTCTTGGGCGCGGAGGTCTACAAGATCGAGTCGCGGGCGCGGATCGACCTCACCCGCATGCTGCCGCCGTTCGGCGGCGGCGTGCGTGACCCCGATCGCAGTCTCTCGAATCACGCCTGCTGGGCCGGCAACGGCAGCATCAGCCTCAATCTCAAGAAGGCCGAGGCGCAAGAACTGGCGCGCCAGTTCATCGCCACCTGCGACGTGGTGGTAGAAAACTTCGGCCCCGGCGCGATGCAGGACATGAACCTCGGCTACGAGACCCTCACGGCGCTCAAGCCCGAACTGGTCATGTTGTCGATGCCGGCGGCCGGCCTCTACGGCCCGCTCAAGGACATCAGAACTTACGGCCTCAGCCTGACCAGTATCACCGGCTTAGATAGCCTCACAGGATACCCCGGCGGCCCGCCGGTGCCGGTGGAGAACGCTTTCTCCGATCCCTACAACGGCATCATGGGAGCCTTCGCCGTGCTCGCCGCCCTCATGTACCGCGACCGCTGCGGCACCGGCCAGCACATCGACTACTCGCAGCAAGAGGCGGTCATGCCCATGGTTGGACCGGCGTTCATGGACTACGTGCTCAACGGCCGCGTGGCCGGCCCGCTGGGTAACCGCCATCCGCTGGCAGCGGCGGCCCCTCACGGCGTCTTCCCTTGTGCGGGCGCAGACCGCTGGGTCAGCGTCGCGGTCGTCACTGAAGCGGAATGGCAGGGTCTGGTGAAAGCCATGGCCGAACCAGCATGGGCGCGCGCACCCGAGTTCGCCCAGCTCGCCGATCGCCTCCACCACCTCGACGACCTTCATCAACACTTGGCGGCGTGGACTGCGGATTTCAACGACTACGAGTTGGCGCAACTGCTGCAACGGCACGGCGTCGCGGCGGCGCCGGTGCTGAACGTCGGCGATTTACTCAAGGACCCGCATTACCGCGCGCGTGGCACGTTCATCGAGGTCCAGCATTCGTTGGGATTTCGCGAGACCATCTACGGCGCCTACGTCAAGACCAGCCGCACCGAAGCCGACGTTCGCTCCGGGCCGCAAATCGGTCAAGACAACGATTTCGTCTTCAAGAAGCTGCTCGGTGTCTCGGAGGACCGTTACCGCCGGCTCATCGAAGAGCAGGTGATCTATTGA
- a CDS encoding EF-hand domain-containing protein: MDLARLRGNGPIGAPTTKEIRYEDRSLVADGHNASGTRICVRSKSAEPCGAGVGACPLFAQADADGSGTLSLSEFKTFESLIRDKMTEQHFNHLDTNGDGVLGLDELPRRAA; this comes from the coding sequence TTGGATCTCGCGCGTTTAAGAGGCAATGGGCCAATAGGGGCCCCAACAACGAAGGAGATCCGATATGAAGATCGATCGCTGGTTGCTGATGGGCACAATGCTTCTGGTACCCGCATCTGCGTTCGCTCAAAGTCCGCCGAGCCCTGCGGAGCTGGAGTCGGAGCGTGCCCCCTCTTTGCGCAGGCGGACGCCGACGGGAGCGGGACGCTGTCTTTGAGCGAGTTCAAGACCTTCGAGTCCCTCATTCGGGACAAAATGACAGAGCAACACTTCAACCACCTCGATACGAACGGCGACGGCGTCCTGGGTCTCGACGAGCTGCCCAGGCGGGCCGCCTAG
- a CDS encoding cell wall-binding protein produces MSAEERLKKAHLTLLIRVKSVLTPAQQQKLRQLRPEHLPGLGDDANQEEEHMGALHILTKVLPPLPILACLIGCGTSNGASGANLQSAAFGHKVFVAVGDGGEIITSSSGSSWNQQSSGVTVALLSVTYGGNKFVVVGNSGKSLVSSDGTSWSATTVSSDVSFLGVAYGDGLFVMVGDKGSIYTSTDGSGWTSQESGTTGDLRGITFGASMFVAVGADGDILTSADAASWSAATSGTTEALADVHYGNGVYTVVGTKGTILRSADAISWSTIETGISRDLNAISYAEGLFVVIGADGTILTSSDAATFSQRTSGTSENLRGIAFGNNVFVAVGFSGTILNSDDGITWAKA; encoded by the coding sequence ATGAGCGCCGAGGAACGGCTCAAGAAGGCACATCTCACGCTGCTGATCCGCGTCAAGAGCGTGCTGACGCCAGCACAACAACAAAAGCTCCGCCAGCTCCGGCCAGAACATCTGCCGGGGTTGGGCGATGATGCTAATCAGGAGGAGGAACACATGGGCGCATTGCACATTCTAACGAAAGTGCTGCCACCATTGCCAATCCTGGCATGCCTCATTGGGTGTGGCACGAGCAATGGGGCATCCGGCGCAAATCTTCAAAGCGCTGCATTCGGTCATAAGGTGTTTGTCGCGGTCGGCGATGGCGGGGAGATCATTACCTCAAGCAGCGGTTCCTCGTGGAACCAGCAGTCGAGTGGCGTCACTGTGGCTCTGCTCAGCGTCACCTACGGCGGCAACAAGTTCGTTGTTGTCGGAAATAGTGGCAAGTCTCTCGTGTCGAGCGACGGCACTTCTTGGAGTGCCACCACAGTATCCAGCGACGTGTCGTTCCTTGGTGTTGCATACGGCGATGGGCTCTTTGTGATGGTCGGCGACAAGGGCTCGATCTACACATCAACCGATGGAAGTGGGTGGACCTCGCAAGAGAGTGGCACCACAGGGGATCTCCGAGGCATTACCTTCGGTGCAAGCATGTTCGTGGCGGTCGGCGCGGATGGCGACATTCTCACGTCTGCAGATGCCGCGAGTTGGTCTGCGGCGACTTCGGGTACAACTGAAGCGCTCGCGGACGTTCACTACGGAAACGGCGTGTATACGGTCGTGGGGACCAAGGGCACGATTCTGCGATCCGCGGACGCCATCTCGTGGTCGACCATCGAGACGGGGATCAGTCGCGACCTCAACGCCATATCTTACGCAGAGGGGCTGTTCGTCGTCATTGGCGCCGATGGAACGATTCTCACGTCGTCAGACGCAGCGACGTTCAGTCAGCGGACCTCCGGCACGAGCGAGAACCTCCGCGGCATCGCGTTCGGCAACAATGTTTTTGTCGCCGTGGGATTTTCGGGCACCATTTTGAATTCTGATGATGGAATCACATGGGCAAAGGCGTGA